The nucleotide sequence CCTGAAGGCACTGACATTGTAAACATTGAAGATATAAATGACAATATGGACATCCTGGATACGGAGATACCCAAGAAGGTCGATAAGATTACCGGTAAGGGGCTTTCTACAGAGGACTACACTACAGTTGAAAAGAATAAGCTTAGCGGTATAGTGGCAGGAGCTAATAATTACACACACCCTACTAATCATCCACCCAGCATAATATCTCAGGATGCTAATAACCGTTTTGTGACGGATGCAGAGAAAACAGCATGGAATGGGAAGGCAACCCTCGAGAATGTCCTTATGAGATTTAGTGGTGCCTTAAATACTACGGGAACTCTGGACTGGAATCACAGCACAAATGCTCAGCCAGGATTTTCACCTACACTGCTTTATGGTGATGCTACCAATGGTCCGAGCAGTGCAGGTGCGGGCCATACTTATTACCATTGTTATGCGGTTGAATATGGAAACTTAAAAGATGGAAGTGGAAATATAACTCAGTTTGCTATACCTTATAGGGTTACATCTAGTACATCAGATATATATTGGAGAAGCAGGTATACTGGCGCTTGGGATGCCTGGATTAAAATGCCGAATATGGACGATGCAACGAAATCAAATATTACTTTAGGACTTCCAGGATTATTTGATAATTATGATGGAGATGCAACTTTTTCTTCTTCTAGTTCTTTTCCCAGAGTGTTTATGCGTTATAGAAATTTAACCATAAATTCAGGTGTTACAGTTAATTGTACAGCCGGTACTATAATAATCATAACAGGAACTTTAACACTTAATGGTGCTATATCCGCCAATGGATTAGGTGGACAAGGTTCAGAACCTATGGACAAGGCAGGAGGAGGAGCAGGTGGAAATGGCGGTGGGGTAGTAATAATACTTGCCAGCAAAATAGTAGGCTCAGGTTCTATACGTGCTAACGGTACTAACGGAGCGAATGGAGTTGTTCCAGTAGGTAATAGTACGCCCACAAATGCTAATGGTGGTTCTTTGTTTAATCCCTCAATACTCATACCAGGTGGCGGTACTAATAATTATAATCAAAAAGCTAGTGCAAATCTCGATGTTATTACTCGTATTGCAAATCAGTTATATTTATGGTTAAATTCTGATGTGGTTAATTCTCCGAGTGCATTTAAAGGTGGTGGAGCAGGTGGAGCAGGTCGTTCTGTTACAAATGCTACGGATAGTTATTTTAGTTACGGTAGTTGTGGTGGAGCGGGTGTAGGTGGAGACAGTGGACTTGGTGGTCGTATGGCGAGTGGTTTTTATTCAGGTGTAAAATACTCGTTTGGAGGCAGTGGAGGAGGGGGAGGTTTAATATATTTATATTCATCTTCTCCAATACCTGCATTAACTCTCGAAGCTAAAGGTGCTAATGGTGGAACTTATTATTCTGAAGCTGTTGGTTCAGGACCCGTTGGTATCGGAGGAAGCGGAGGCGGAGGTGGATTAAT is from Oxobacter pfennigii and encodes:
- a CDS encoding pyocin knob domain-containing protein, which gives rise to MQTTGNLGLKKPEGTDIVNIEDINDNMDILDTEIPKKVDKITGKGLSTEDYTTVEKNKLSGIVAGANNYTHPTNHPPSIISQDANNRFVTDAEKTAWNGKATLENVLMRFSGALNTTGTLDWNHSTNAQPGFSPTLLYGDATNGPSSAGAGHTYYHCYAVEYGNLKDGSGNITQFAIPYRVTSSTSDIYWRSRYTGAWDAWIKMPNMDDATKSNITLGLPGLFDNYDGDATFSSSSSFPRVFMRYRNLTINSGVTVNCTAGTIIIITGTLTLNGAISANGLGGQGSEPMDKAGGGAGGNGGGVVIILASKIVGSGSIRANGTNGANGVVPVGNSTPTNANGGSLFNPSILIPGGGTNNYNQKASANLDVITRIANQLYLWLNSDVVNSPSAFKGGGAGGAGRSVTNATDSYFSYGSCGGAGVGGDSGLGGRMASGFYSGVKYSFGGSGGGGGLIYLYSSSPIPALTLEAKGANGGTYYSEAVGSGPVGIGGSGGGGGLIYIISPSHSISTNVTGGIAGTSALGAGTSVAPTNGSAGVVISKTI